From Verrucomicrobia bacterium S94, the proteins below share one genomic window:
- a CDS encoding HAD family phosphatase, with product MLSAVIFDFDGIIVDSEPMHFRAFNEVLNPLEIEISWKEYCEVYIGFDDRDAFREAFKLKRKKVSSRDIKHLIKQKAEVFQHYIHSGEVTPLPGAVELIKSIPVRLPLALCSGALREDIDPIIKNLGIDGCFDQIITAEDTPKSKPDPAPYILTCKKLNIGDPSTAVAIEDTPAGIMSAKGAGLKVLAVTNSYDRGYLMEADAVTDSLEKVSRPQLENLIV from the coding sequence TCGACAGCGAACCGATGCACTTCCGGGCTTTCAATGAAGTCCTGAACCCTTTGGAAATTGAGATCTCCTGGAAGGAATACTGCGAAGTATACATCGGTTTCGATGACCGGGATGCTTTTCGTGAAGCCTTCAAACTCAAACGAAAAAAAGTCAGCTCGCGCGACATCAAACATCTGATCAAACAGAAGGCGGAAGTTTTCCAGCACTATATTCACTCCGGCGAAGTTACGCCGCTGCCCGGAGCCGTAGAACTGATTAAAAGTATTCCCGTCCGACTGCCGCTGGCGCTCTGCAGCGGAGCGCTGCGCGAGGACATTGACCCCATCATTAAAAATCTGGGGATCGACGGCTGCTTCGACCAGATTATCACGGCGGAGGACACCCCCAAAAGCAAGCCTGATCCGGCTCCGTATATTCTCACCTGCAAAAAACTGAATATTGGGGATCCGTCCACGGCCGTCGCGATTGAAGACACCCCCGCCGGAATCATGTCAGCCAAAGGAGCCGGGCTGAAAGTCCTGGCTGTAACCAACAGCTATGACCGGGGTTATCTGATGGAAGCGGATGCGGTAACCGACTCCTTGGAAAAAGTGAGCCGTCCGCAGCTTGAAAATCTGATCGTGTAG
- a CDS encoding CBS domain-containing protein, producing the protein MEVAMSNVSNLLDSKGHDVLTVKPEQPLHDVVDLMCTRSAGTALVMDEGEVKGILSERDVFRKVVLPRLCVEDVTVGDIMSKTLTTVSPDTSLDECMQIMTDKRIRHLPVLRDKQLCGIVSIGDVVKYLLLEKDFKIRNLETYIAGSQESVC; encoded by the coding sequence ATGGAGGTCGCAATGAGTAATGTTTCCAACCTGCTGGATTCCAAAGGGCATGATGTTTTAACGGTTAAACCGGAGCAGCCGCTGCATGATGTGGTGGATCTGATGTGCACGCGTTCGGCAGGTACAGCACTGGTGATGGATGAAGGTGAAGTGAAGGGCATTCTTTCGGAGCGTGATGTTTTTCGAAAAGTGGTACTGCCGCGTTTGTGCGTCGAAGATGTGACGGTGGGCGATATTATGTCGAAAACATTAACGACCGTTTCGCCGGATACGTCGCTTGATGAATGCATGCAGATTATGACGGATAAGCGAATTCGTCATCTTCCGGTTCTGCGCGACAAGCAGCTGTGCGGTATTGTATCGATCGGCGACGTTGTAAAATATCTGCTGCTGGAAAAGGATTTCAAAATCCGGAATCTCGAAACCTATATTGCCGGTTCGCAGGAATCTGTTTGTTGA
- a CDS encoding tRNA (guanosine(46)-N7)-methyltransferase TrmB, with amino-acid sequence MPPMSRKKKTVLRIMPDNWLDLIDFKAEFPHPEHPLEVDIGSGKGRFLVARSGKFPEINFLGIERQLGRINSSGRRCERAGRENCRLFRMEGYYAINYLMPSDYVANYYFFFPDPWPKERHHDNRLFNPPFMDALYRTLESGGCLHVSSDHLPYFDEIYSLLKADVRFEEVEAFVPDADETTDFELIFSYKKIGRCSFKKKG; translated from the coding sequence ATGCCGCCTATGAGCAGAAAAAAGAAGACCGTATTACGGATTATGCCGGACAACTGGCTGGACCTGATCGATTTCAAGGCGGAGTTTCCTCATCCTGAACATCCGCTTGAAGTGGATATCGGATCAGGAAAAGGGCGTTTTCTGGTGGCGCGTTCCGGCAAATTCCCGGAGATTAATTTCCTGGGTATCGAGCGCCAGCTGGGCCGCATCAACAGCAGCGGCCGGCGCTGCGAGCGTGCAGGCAGAGAAAACTGCCGGCTGTTCCGCATGGAGGGCTATTATGCGATCAATTATCTGATGCCTTCCGACTATGTGGCGAATTATTATTTTTTCTTTCCGGATCCTTGGCCGAAAGAGCGGCACCATGATAATCGCCTGTTCAATCCGCCGTTCATGGATGCGCTGTACCGGACACTGGAAAGCGGAGGCTGTCTGCATGTTTCTTCAGACCATCTTCCGTATTTTGATGAGATTTATTCGCTGCTGAAAGCTGATGTCCGGTTTGAGGAGGTTGAGGCTTTTGTGCCGGATGCCGATGAGACGACCGATTTTGAACTGATTTTTTCCTATAAGAAAATCGGCAGATGTTCGTTCAAAAAGAAGGGGTAG
- a CDS encoding ribonuclease HI yields the protein MSDVIEMYTDGACRGNPGPGGYGVVLVSRDRKKELSGGFRKTTNNRMELLACIEGLKALKKPCRVVLTSDSKYVVNAMVKGWAEKWRSRGWKLSPSKPAKNPDLWAELLDLCAVHQVEFTWVKGHNHHPENERCDALAVAASNPKNLPADAGFENGALPGDDLFG from the coding sequence ATGTCTGATGTGATTGAAATGTATACGGATGGGGCGTGCCGCGGAAATCCGGGCCCGGGCGGGTACGGTGTGGTGCTGGTTTCCCGCGACCGGAAGAAAGAGCTGTCCGGCGGATTTCGAAAAACGACCAATAACCGGATGGAACTGCTGGCCTGTATTGAGGGGCTGAAGGCTCTGAAGAAACCGTGCCGCGTGGTGCTGACCAGTGATTCAAAATATGTGGTTAACGCCATGGTAAAAGGCTGGGCTGAAAAATGGCGGTCCAGGGGATGGAAACTTTCACCGTCAAAACCGGCGAAAAACCCCGATCTATGGGCTGAACTGCTGGATCTGTGTGCGGTGCATCAGGTCGAGTTTACATGGGTGAAAGGGCATAACCACCATCCGGAAAATGAACGGTGCGATGCGCTGGCCGTTGCGGCATCGAACCCAAAGAACCTGCCCGCGGATGCGGGCTTTGAGAACGGCGCACTGCCCGGAGATGATCTCTTCGGCTGA
- a CDS encoding DEAD/DEAH box helicase has translation MKSFEALGITDDYIKGLNELGIKHPTGIQAKTIPMILGKQTDFIAQAQTGTGKTAAFGLPLLASMDPKNPQIQGLVLAPTRELAKQVQKQLFRFTKYTERMFSYVVCGGDKIDVQIEALKRPTQVLVATPGRLMDLVRRKAVDLSGVRTVVLDEADEMLKLGFREDIDAVLKLTAGQRNVWLFSATMPAGIKKMISKHLGDESPFLKVDKQHIVNPDIRHLLIRCKEGEKLEQILDFLKERGQQQGVIFCRTRQDTIDFGQSLEKAGITHAVLHGDLMQSERDKIMRMFKKGRVRLLVSTDVSARGIDVDNLSFVIHHQLPEKNEYYTHRSGRTGRAGKSGISLVLITPSDEKRIIKLARDLKIQFREIA, from the coding sequence ATGAAATCATTTGAAGCGCTCGGAATAACCGACGATTATATTAAAGGACTGAATGAGCTGGGGATTAAGCATCCTACAGGCATTCAGGCGAAAACGATTCCGATGATTCTCGGGAAACAGACCGATTTCATTGCCCAGGCGCAGACGGGTACCGGGAAGACCGCGGCGTTCGGGCTGCCGTTGCTGGCGTCGATGGATCCGAAAAATCCGCAGATTCAGGGTCTGGTGCTGGCACCGACGCGGGAGCTGGCGAAGCAGGTGCAGAAGCAGCTGTTCCGTTTTACGAAATATACCGAGCGCATGTTTTCCTATGTCGTGTGTGGCGGGGATAAAATTGATGTGCAGATTGAGGCGCTGAAGCGTCCGACGCAGGTGCTGGTGGCGACGCCGGGGCGCCTAATGGACTTGGTGCGGCGCAAGGCGGTCGATCTCTCCGGAGTTCGGACCGTGGTGCTGGACGAAGCCGATGAAATGCTGAAGCTCGGCTTTCGCGAGGATATTGATGCCGTGCTGAAACTGACCGCGGGGCAGCGGAATGTCTGGCTGTTTTCAGCGACGATGCCGGCGGGCATAAAAAAAATGATCAGCAAACATCTCGGTGATGAGTCGCCGTTTCTGAAAGTCGATAAACAGCACATTGTGAATCCGGATATCCGGCATCTGCTGATTCGTTGCAAAGAGGGGGAAAAGCTGGAGCAGATCCTCGACTTTCTGAAGGAGCGCGGCCAGCAGCAGGGGGTGATTTTCTGCCGTACGCGGCAGGATACGATTGATTTCGGTCAATCGCTCGAAAAGGCGGGCATCACTCATGCCGTGCTGCACGGTGATCTGATGCAGAGCGAGCGCGACAAGATTATGCGGATGTTCAAAAAGGGGCGCGTGCGCCTGCTGGTTTCGACCGATGTATCGGCGCGCGGCATCGATGTGGATAATCTCTCTTTTGTGATCCATCATCAGCTGCCGGAAAAAAATGAATATTACACGCACCGCAGCGGCCGCACCGGCCGGGCGGGCAAATCGGGCATTTCGCTGGTGCTGATAACTCCGAGTGATGAAAAGCGCATCATCAAACTTGCGCGGGATTTGAAGATTCAGTTCCGGGAAATTGCCTGA
- a CDS encoding AAA family ATPase — translation MNIEIKNCNNIDLANITLAENKLNIKFAPNGTGKSTIAQGIVLGASGSDLGKLLPFKLKAGNPEDKRPEVNGLDTLQQVMCFNEEYVSQFVFKPDELLSNSFEIFIKTDAYRKKEQEIEELVAEIKQLFVNNDELEALIATLKEMGNAFKLTKTGISKASSGMKGLAGGNKIEHIPAGLESYKPFIQSQQSVGWVDWQTKGYDFAELSDNCPFCSSHAADKKEQIKRVGQEYDKNTIKNLVAIIGVIDRLGDYFSDTARSSLSIITTLKDGIEKEHVDFLIDVKNQIDSFVGKLEKLRTLSGFQFKDGDKVAEVLPSYKIDLSFIEKLNSQKTQEAITPINTSIDAMIEKAGLLQGKVAQQRREMQRVVEKHEKDINTFLAYAGYRYAVNISGEGEQAQLKLRHLDHDTHLSGGNQHLSFGERNAFSIVLFMYECLSKKPDLIILDDPISSFDKNKKYAILEMLFRRDANSCLKNKTVLMLTHDVEPIIDTVKALSHRFRNQTTASFLKLKAGIIEELSIEKHDVQTFAEICKNALNSEKDDIIKLIYLRRHFEITDEKGDAYQILSNLLHKRNNKDRGVDTREPRDADGHHPEMEQAKFDNGCAEVLNYLAGFSYPSLLNRITNVNQMKLLYASCTNGYEKLQVCRLIDHDENDAVIEKFIKQTYHIENEFVCQLDPAKFDTIPEYVVTECNKIVEGANG, via the coding sequence ATGAACATCGAAATTAAGAACTGCAATAATATTGATTTAGCGAACATTACACTGGCTGAGAATAAACTAAATATTAAGTTTGCTCCCAACGGAACCGGAAAGAGCACGATAGCGCAGGGTATTGTTCTTGGAGCTTCTGGTTCGGATCTGGGTAAGCTTTTGCCGTTTAAGTTGAAGGCAGGAAATCCCGAAGATAAACGGCCGGAAGTAAATGGACTGGATACGCTTCAGCAAGTCATGTGCTTCAACGAAGAATATGTGAGCCAGTTCGTTTTCAAGCCGGATGAATTGCTCAGCAATAGCTTTGAGATTTTCATTAAGACGGATGCTTACAGGAAGAAGGAGCAGGAAATCGAAGAACTTGTTGCCGAAATCAAGCAACTGTTCGTAAATAATGATGAGTTGGAGGCATTAATTGCCACCCTCAAAGAGATGGGAAATGCTTTCAAGCTAACCAAAACGGGAATTTCCAAGGCATCCTCTGGTATGAAAGGTTTGGCTGGAGGAAATAAAATTGAACATATCCCGGCTGGTCTCGAATCGTATAAACCCTTTATCCAAAGTCAGCAGAGCGTTGGGTGGGTTGACTGGCAAACAAAAGGTTATGATTTTGCAGAACTGTCCGACAATTGTCCTTTCTGTAGTTCACATGCTGCCGATAAGAAGGAACAGATAAAGAGGGTCGGTCAGGAATACGACAAGAACACTATTAAAAATTTGGTTGCCATTATCGGTGTAATAGACCGCCTCGGCGATTATTTTTCGGATACTGCACGGTCCAGTTTGTCGATAATCACAACATTGAAAGATGGAATTGAGAAAGAACATGTTGATTTCCTGATTGATGTTAAAAACCAAATCGACTCATTTGTCGGTAAGCTTGAGAAACTCCGGACTCTTTCCGGTTTTCAGTTCAAGGATGGTGACAAAGTCGCCGAAGTGCTCCCTTCATATAAAATTGACCTATCTTTTATTGAAAAGCTCAACTCCCAAAAGACCCAAGAGGCCATAACACCTATTAATACATCTATCGATGCCATGATAGAAAAGGCCGGTTTGCTTCAAGGGAAAGTTGCTCAACAGCGCCGAGAGATGCAAAGAGTTGTTGAAAAGCATGAAAAAGACATCAATACCTTCCTTGCCTATGCAGGATATCGGTATGCGGTTAATATTTCCGGCGAGGGAGAGCAGGCGCAGCTTAAGCTTCGGCATTTGGATCATGACACTCATCTCAGTGGTGGAAATCAGCACCTTAGTTTCGGAGAGAGAAATGCATTTTCGATCGTATTGTTTATGTACGAATGTTTATCAAAAAAACCGGATTTGATCATTCTGGATGATCCAATATCGTCGTTTGATAAAAACAAGAAATACGCTATTCTCGAGATGCTTTTCCGGCGTGATGCGAACTCATGCTTAAAGAATAAAACCGTATTAATGCTTACACACGATGTAGAGCCCATCATCGATACAGTCAAAGCCTTATCCCACAGGTTCCGCAACCAAACAACAGCATCATTTCTCAAGCTGAAAGCTGGCATCATTGAGGAACTATCTATCGAGAAACACGATGTTCAAACATTTGCTGAAATTTGTAAGAATGCACTTAATTCAGAGAAAGATGATATTATTAAGTTGATCTACTTGAGGCGGCACTTCGAGATTACAGATGAAAAAGGTGATGCATATCAAATATTATCGAACTTATTGCACAAAAGGAACAACAAAGATCGTGGAGTTGACACCCGTGAGCCGAGAGATGCAGACGGCCATCACCCAGAAATGGAACAGGCCAAGTTTGATAACGGATGTGCTGAAGTATTAAATTATCTAGCAGGTTTTTCATATCCTTCACTTTTGAACCGTATTACTAATGTCAATCAAATGAAGCTCTTGTACGCTTCATGTACGAATGGGTATGAGAAGCTCCAGGTGTGTCGGCTTATTGATCATGACGAAAATGATGCTGTTATCGAAAAATTCATTAAGCAGACATATCACATCGAAAATGAATTTGTCTGTCAGCTTGATCCTGCCAAATTCGACACCATTCCGGAGTATGTTGTTACCGAATGTAATAAAATTGTTGAGGGGGCGAATGGATGA
- a CDS encoding four helix bundle protein — protein MKRDLPDRTKDFALRIIRVCQVLDEKPGINRTLSNQLLRAGTSVGANVAEGEGAQSEADFLTKYSIADAEKWWGKLVAKDEL, from the coding sequence ATGAAAAGGGACCTGCCGGATAGAACCAAAGATTTTGCATTACGAATCATTCGAGTCTGTCAGGTTCTGGATGAGAAGCCGGGCATCAATCGAACACTCAGCAACCAGTTGTTACGCGCTGGAACATCGGTTGGAGCCAATGTTGCTGAAGGTGAAGGTGCGCAAAGCGAGGCAGACTTTCTCACCAAATACAGCATTGCGGATGCTGAAAAATGGTGGGGTAAGCTGGTTGCGAAGGATGAGTTATGA